A window of the Brassica napus cultivar Da-Ae chromosome A2, Da-Ae, whole genome shotgun sequence genome harbors these coding sequences:
- the LOC106391423 gene encoding scarecrow-like protein 8: MVSGFPSGGGDGRSTPGGFGTVVNNNPQPTYRSQSPGIFLDQTGNRFSGGKRTLADFQAAQQQQAAVNAFLLRSVKPRTFQNLQSPTIGLTSVNDMGLFGGSSQTQHQTDLVGIRMGYGSSIEPVQNLNRVEDSKNMLSSSLRELEKQLLEDDDESDAQGGGDDVSTITHSNSDWLHRVLTPVLSSSPSSASSPSTTCSRQTVMEIAAAVAEGKTEIAAELLACVSPTPNQKTNSEERLVNFMVTALRLRINPAEKESRAPPSPATATELYGKEHLISTQLLYELSPCFKLGFMAANLAILDAAGDNHDGGGVLMHVVDFEIGDGGQYVNLLHALSTRRSGDDKPLVVKITAVTNHGGERRLKAVGDRLSQLGDRLGVSLRFKVVASLRLGDISRESLGCGPDEPLAVNLAFKLYRVPDESVCMENPRDALLRRVKGLEPRVVTLVEQEMNSNTAPFLGRVSEACACYGALLDSVESSVASSNLDRAKVEEGIGRKLINAVACEGIDRIERCEVFGKWRMRMSMAGFELMPVSEKIAESMKSRLGNGNIVHSGFTVKEDDGGVCFGWMGRTLAVASAWR, from the coding sequence ATGGTTTCTGGATTCCCCAGCGGCGGTGGTGATGGTAGATCTACCCCTGGAGGCTTCGGAACCGTCGTGAACAATAATCCTCAGCCGACGTATAGGAGTCAGAGTCCCGGAATATTCCTTGATCAGACCGGAAACAGATTCTCCGGTGGGAAACGCACTCTAGCTGATTTTCAAGCGGCTCAGCAGCAACAAGCAGCTGTCAACGCGTTTCTTCTGAGGTCAGTGAAGCCTAGAACTTTCCAGAACCTCCAATCCCCGACGATCGGTCTCACGTCCGTTAACGATATGGGTTTGTTCGGTGGTTCGTCTCAGACGCAGCATCAAACGGATTTGGTTGGGATCCGAATGGGATACGGTTCGAGTATTGAACCGGTTCAGAACCTAAACCGGGTTGAGGATTCAAAGAACATGTTGAGTAGCAGTTTAAGAGAGCTCGAGAAACAGCTTTTAGAGGATGACGACGAGAGTGACGCACAAGGCGGTGGTGATGACGTGTCCACCATCACACATTCGAACAGCGACTGGCTTCACAGGGTCTTGACTCCGGTTTTGTCCTCTTCGCCGAGCTCTGCTTCCTCGCCTTCCACGACGTGTTCGAGGCAAACAGTGATGGAAATCGCGGCTGCGGTCGCGGAGGGGAAGACGGAGATCGCGGCGGAGCTTCTGGCGTGTGTTTCTCCGACGCCGAATCAGAAGACGAACTCCGAGGAGAGGCTGGTGAATTTCATGGTGACGGCGCTTCGGCTGCGGATTAATCCGGCGGAGAAGGAGAGTCGTGCTCCTCCTTCTCCGGCGACGGCGACGGAGCTGTATGGGAAGGAGCATCTGATCTCCACTCAACTGCTTTACGAGCTGTCTCCTTGTTTCAAACTAGGTTTCATGGCGGCTAATCTCGCTATTCTCGACGCCGCCGGTGACAACCACGACGGAGGAGGGGTGCTGATGCACGTCGTCGATTTCGAAATCGGTGATGGGGGACAGTACGTTAACCTCCTACACGCGCTCTCCACGCGCCGGAGCGGTGATGATAAACCTCTGGTGGTTAAGATCACCGCCGTGACGAACCACGGTGGAGAGAGGAGGCTGAAAGCCGTGGGGGATCGTTTGAGCCAACTCGGTGATCGACTCGGTGTCTCCTTAAGGTTTAAAGTAGTGGCGAGTTTAAGACTCGGCGACATAAGCCGCGAGTCGCTTGGATGCGGTCCCGACGAGCCTTTAGCGGTGAACTTGGCTTTCAAGCTCTACCGTGTCCCTGACGAAAGCGTGTGCATGGAGAATCCGAGAGACGCGCTTCTCCGGCGCGTGAAAGGACTCGAGCCGCGCGTTGTGACTTTGGTGGAGCAAGAGATGAATTCGAACACCGCGCCGTTTTTGGGGCGGGTTAGCGAGGCGTGTGCGTGTTACGGTGCATTGCTCGACTCGGTGGAGTCGTCCGTGGCGAGTTCGAACTTGGACCGTGCCAAAGTGGAGGAAGGGATTGGCAGGAAGCTGATAAACGCTGTGGCGTGCGAAGGGATTGATAGGATCGAGCGGTGCGAGGTGTTTGGGAAGTGGAGGATGAGGATGAGCATGGCAGGGTTCGAGTTGATGCCAGTGAGTGAGAAGATAGCTGAGTCGATGAAGAGTCGACTCGGTAACGGAAACATAGTGCACTCTGGTTTTACCGTTAAGGAGGATGACGGAGGTGTGTGCTTTGGTTGGATGGGACGGACACTCGCTGTCGCATCCGCTTGGCGTTAG
- the LOC106391379 gene encoding protein DETOXIFICATION 16-like gives MREGGGDVLSWPLLKDQEKKSSVKEEVKKQLWLSGPLMGVSLLQYCLQVISVMFVGHLGSLPLSTASLATSFASVTGFSFLMGTASALDTLCGQSYGAKKYGMLGIQMQRAMFVLTLLSVPLSIIWYNTEHFLVFFGQDKSIASLAGSYATFMIPSIFAYGLLQCLNRFLQAQNNVFPVVLCSGITTCLHVLLCWVLVLNSSLGFKGAAVANSISYWLNALLLFSYVKLSPSCSLTWTGFSKEALQDIIPFTRLAIPSALMVCLEMWSYELVVLLSGLLPNPVIETSVLSICVNTSGIVWMIPFGLSGAASTRVSNELGAGNPRVAKLAVHVVICLAIVESIVIGLILIVVRNLWGMAYSSEPEVVNYIASMMPILALGNFIDSIQCVLSGVARGCGLQKIGALVNLGSYYLFGLPSGLLLGFHFHFRGRGLWLGIICAMVVQVICLSLVTIFTNWDEEAEKASKRIQSSSSDVKDALTDNDSTVVF, from the exons ATGAGGGAAGGAGGAGGGGATGTGTTGTCATGGCCTCTTCTCAAAgatcaagaaaagaaaagtagTGTGAAGGAAGAAGTGAAGAAGCAGCTATGGCTATCGGGTCCGCTAATGGGAGTGAGTCTTCTTCAGTATTGTCTACAAGTCATCTCCGTCATGTTCGTCGGCCATCTtggctctcttcctctctccacCGCCTCCTTAGCCACCTCTTTCGCATCTGTCACCGGTTTCAGCTTTCTC ATGGGAACAGCAAGTGCGTTAGATACACTTTGTGGCCAATCGTACGGAGCGAAGAAGTACGGAATGTTGGGGATACAAATGCAAAGAGCAATGTTTGTTCTTACACTACTATCTGTTCCTCTCTCCATCATCTGGTATAACACAGAGCACTTCCTCGTCTTCTTCGGGCAAGACAAATCCATTGCTTCACTCGCTGGCTCCTATGCAACATTCATGATCCCAAGCATCTTCGCCTACGGTCTACTTCAATGCTTAAACAGGTTTCTTCAGGCGCAGAACAATGTGTTTCCTGTGGTCCTCTGCTCTGGAATAACCACTTGTCTTCACGTCCTCCTTTGTTGGGTCTTGGTTCTGAACtcgagtttagggtttaagggaGCTGCTGTGGCTAACTCTATCTCGTATTGGCTGAATGCTCTTCTCCTATTCTCCTACGTCAAGCTATCGCCTTCTTGCTCACTGACTTGGACCGGTTTTTCTAAGGAGGCTCTACAAGACATCATCCCTTTTACGAGACTAGCTATTCCTTCTGCACTTATGGTTTG CTTGGAGATGTGGTCCTATGAGCTTGTTGTTCTCTTATCAGGTCTTCTTCCAAACCCAGTTATTGAAACTTCTGTTCTCTCAATCTG CGTTAACACATCAGGAATAGTTTGGATGATCCCGTTTGGTCTTAGTGGCGCTGCAAG CACCAGGGTATCAAATGAGCTAGGAGCAGGAAATCCAAGAGTGGCTAAGCTTGCAGTGCATGTGGTCATTTGCTTAGCAATTGTAGAAAGTATAGTGATTGGATTGATTTTGATAGTGGTAAGGAATCTATGGGGAATGGCTTACAGTAGTGAACCAGAAGTAGTCAATTACATAGCCTCGATGATGCCGATTCTCGCCTTAGGCAATTTCATAGACAGTATTCAATGTGTTCTCTCAG GGGTCGCTAGAGGATGCGGGTTGCAGAAGATAGGAGCATTGGTGAATCTTGGCTCATATTATTTGTTTGGATTACCTTCGGGATTGTTACTTGGTTTTCACTTTCACTTTCGTGGTCGG GGGCTTTGGCTTGGAATCATATGCGCAATGGTTGTTCAAGTTATATGTCTTTCACTTGTCACCATCTTTACAAATTGGGATGAAgag GCCGAGAAAGCTTCAAAAAGAattcagtcttcttcttcagatgTGAAGGATGCTTTAACCGATAACGACTCAACTGTTGTCTTCTAA
- the LOC106416855 gene encoding rRNA 2'-O-methyltransferase fibrillarin 2 — translation MRGGGRGPRGRGPRGRVPGGRGPRSGPGGMKGGNKVIVTPHRHEGVFIGKGKDEVILTKNLVPGESVYNEKRISVQNEDGTKVEYRVWNPFRSKLAAAIFGGLDDIWIKPGAKVLYLGAASGTSVSHVSDIVGPEGCVYAVEFSPRSGRDLVNMAKKRRNVVPIIEDARHPAKYRMLVSMVDVIFADVAQPDQARIVGLNASFFLKAGGHYMISIKAKCIDATMPAETVFSNEVKKLQADELKPAEQITLEPYERDHACVVGGYRMPKKQKTATAS, via the exons ATGAGAGGCGGTGGAAGAGGTCCCAGAGGAAGAGGTCCCAGAGGAAGAGTGCCCGGAGGAAGAGGCCCTAGAAGTGGGCCCGGAGGAATGAAGGGAGGAAACAAAGTGATAGTGACTCCTCACAGACATGAAGGAGTGTTCATTGGTAAGGGTAAAGATGAAGTTATTCTCACTAAGAACTTGGTTCCTGGTGAATCCGTTTACAATGAGAAGAGAATCTCTGTGCAG AACGAAGATGGAACTAAGGTTGAATACAGAGTTTGGAACCCTTTCCGTTCTAAGCTAGCTGCCGCAATTTTTGGTGGTCTTGATGACATTTGGATC AAACCTGGCGCTAAAGTTCTTTACCTTGGTGCTGCCTCTGGAACCTCTGTATCTCATGTCTCTGATATTGTTGGACCT GAGGGATGTGTTTATGCCGTTGAGTTTTCTCCAAGAAGTGGAAGAGATTTGGTGAACATGGCAAAGAAGAGACGTAATGTGGTTCCAATCATTGAAGATGCTAGACATCCTGCTAAATACAGAATGCTTGTGAGCATGGTTGATGTCATATTCGCTGATGTTGCTCAACCAGATCAG GCTAGGATAGTAGGTCTCAATgcatctttctttctcaaagCTGGAGGTCACTATATGATCTCAATAAAG gcGAAATGTATAGACGCAACAATGCCAGCAGAAACGGTATTTTCAAACGAAGTGAAGAAGCTACAAGCGGACGAGTTGAAACCAGCAGAGCAGATTACTCTTGAGCCTTATGAGCGTGACCATGCTTGTGTTGTTGGTGGATATCGCATGCCTAAAAAGCAGAAAACTGCTACTGCTTCTTAA
- the LOC106359221 gene encoding putative nuclease HARBI1 isoform X1 produces the protein MASGSHNPFEASDDDDEFDQYFDQTFDQYFDQTFDQTFEDFTNDYANEEEERKKRKKRIYIERNREEGDLRLWKDYFCDTPTYPQNLFRRRFRMNKPLFMHIVDRLSNEVHFFRQKKDSLGRLSLSPLQKCSAAIRLLAYGSAADTVDEYLRLGETTARSCLEHFVEAIINLFGDEYLRKPTPADLQRLLDMGEYRGFPGMVGSIDCMHWEWKNCPTAWKGQYSRGSGKPTIVLEAVASYDLWIWHAFFGPPGTLNDINVLDRSPVFDDIINGQAPQVTYYVNGREYNLAYYLTDGIYPKWATFIQSIPMPQGPKAVLFAQRQEAVRKDVERAFGVLQARFAIVKNPALFWDKVKIGKIMRACIILHNMIVEDERGSYTLSDVSEFQGEDTGSSHVDLTYSTDMPTNIANMMGVRTKIRDRQMHQQLKADLVEHMWRKFGRDDDNN, from the coding sequence ATGGCATCTGGTTCTCATAACCCTTTTGAGGcatcagatgatgatgatgaatttgaTCAATATTTCGATCAAACTTTCGATCAATATTTCGATCAAACTTTCGATCAAACTTTCGAAGATTTTACCAATGATTATgctaatgaagaagaagaaaggaagaaaaggaagaaacGCATatatatcgaaagaaatcgtgaagaaggcGATTTACGGTTATGGAAAGATTATTTCTGTGACACTCCTACATATCCTCAAAATCTATTCCGACGacgttttagaatgaacaagccattgttcatgcACATTGTTGACCGACTCTCCAACGAAGTTCACTTCTTTCGCCAAAAGAAAGATAGTCTTGGAAGGCTTAGTCTCTCACCACTCCAAAAGTGTTCAGCAGCCATTCGTCTCTTGGCATACGGTAGTGCGGCTGATACGgttgacgaatacctccggctcGGTGAAACTACAGCTCGGTCTTGTTTGGAGCATTTTGTGGAAGCAATAATAAATTTgttcggcgatgagtacctaCGAAAaccaacaccggctgatcttcaacgtcttcTTGATATGGGAGAGtatcgtggatttcccgggatggtaggaagcatcgattgtatgcattgggagtggaagaattgtcccactgCTTGGAAAGGCCAATATTCTCGTGGGTCGGGTAAaccaacaatcgttttagaggcggttgcttcgtatgatctctggatatggcatgcgttttttggacctccaggtactttaaatgatatcaatgttcttgatcgctcacctgtttttgatgacataataaatggtcaagctccgcaagtcacttactatgtcaatggaagagagtataatttggcttactatctcactgatggtatttatccgaaatgggcaacttttatccaatctattccgaTGCCACAAGGACCGAAAgcggttttatttgctcaacgtcaagaagctgtccgCAAAGATGTCGAGCgcgcttttggagtcttgcaagctcgctttgccatAGTTAAAAATCCggcacttttttgggataaagtcaaaattgggaAAATTATGAGAGCTTGTATCATACTCCACAATATGATAGTGGAAGACGAACGAGGGAGCTATACTCTATCtgatgtttcagagttccaaggagaagacaccggaagttcacatgtcgatctcacgtattctacagatatgcCTACGAATATtgccaatatgatgggtgttcgaactaaAATTCGagatagacaaatgcatcagCAACTGAAGGcggatttggttgaacatatgtggcgtaaatttggacgtgatgacGACAACAACTga
- the LOC106359221 gene encoding glutathione S-transferase T3-like isoform X2 translates to MDYNPSNFVDLLNSQQDVPFGLGEDSVHVSSSQVPHLGETPAERKERRTWTPTDDQVLISAWLNTSKDPIVGNEQRSGAFWQRIAAYFAASPKIGASERRESSHCKQHWHKINDQVGKFCGAFEAASRERTSGQNDNDVLKHAHEIFFNNHNKKFTLEHAWKEIRNDQKWCDLSSSKMESACKRRKLDNSAQSAASHASESMTDRPPGVKSAKANGKKGKAEERLSEYTGMWSIRQEDMANKKELTKMKLLDRLIAKVEPLDESEEILKKKLIKELFN, encoded by the coding sequence ATGGATTATAATCCTTCAAATTTTGTTGACCTTCTCAATAGCCAACAAGACGTTCCGTTTGGGTTAGGGGAAGATAGTGTCCATGTTTCTTCATCACAGGTTCCTCATCTCGGTGAGACCCCTGCAGAGCGTAAAGAAAGAAGAACATGGACGCCTACAGACGATCAAGTGCTCATATCCGCTTGGTTAAACACTAGTAAGGATCCCATTGTAGGGAATGAGCAGCGATCTGGAGCTTTTTGGCAGAGAATTGCCGCGTACTTCGCAGCATCACCAAAGATTGGAGCCAGTGAAAGGAGGGAGTCCAGTCACTGCAAGCAGCATTGGCACAAGATCAACGATCAAGTTGGGAAGTTCTGTGGCGCGTTTGAAGCTGCAAGCAGAGAGAGAACCAGCGGGCAAAACGATAATGACGTTTTGAAGCACGCCCATGAGATCTTCTTCAACAACCACAACAAGAAATTCACTCTCGAACATGCGTGGAAGGAGATTCGGAACGATCAAAAATGGTGTGACCTGTCAAGTTCTAAAATGGAGAGTGCCTGTAAAAGGAGGAAGCTCGACAACAGCGCACAATCAGCAGCCTCTCACGCCTCTGAATCCATGACTGATCGTCCCCCGGGTGTTAAGTCAGCTAAGGCCAATGGTAAGAAGGGAAAGGCAGAGGAAAGGCTGTCTGAGTATACGGGTATGTGGAGCATCAGGCAGGAGGATATGGCTAACAAAAAGGAGCTGACGAAAATGAAGCTCCTTGATAGGCTAATTGCAAAAGTTGAGCCGCTTGATGAGTCTGAAGAAATCTTGAAAAAGAAACTCATCAAGGAGTTGTTTAATTAG